A single genomic interval of Eleutherodactylus coqui strain aEleCoq1 chromosome 3, aEleCoq1.hap1, whole genome shotgun sequence harbors:
- the NAA20 gene encoding N-alpha-acetyltransferase 20 yields MTSLRAFTCDDLFRFNNINLDPLTETYGIPFYLQYLAHWPEYFIVAEAPGGELMGYIMGKAEGSVAREEWHGHVTALSVAPEFRRLGLAAKLMELLEELSERKGGFFVDLFVRVSNQVAVNMYKQLGYSVYRTVIEYYSASNGEPDEDAYDMRKALSRDTEKKSIIPLPHPVRPEDIE; encoded by the exons ATGACCTCGCTGAGGGCCTTCACCTGCGACGATCTCTTTCGGTTCAACAACAT AAATTTGGATCCCCTCACAGAAACT TATGGGATCCCTTTTTACTTACAGTATCTGGCACACTGGCCGGAATATTTCATTGTTGCCGAGGCGCCTGGTGGAGAACTTATGGGTTACA TAATGGGGAAAGCTGAAGGATCGGTGGCCAGAGAGGAGTGGCACGGGCACGTCACCGCGCTCTCTGTTGCGCCTGAATTTCGGCGTCTTGGTTTGGCTGCTAAACTCATGGAGCTGCTTGAAGAACTATCTGAGAG GAAAGGGGGCTTCTTCGTGGATCTTTTCGTTAGGGTATCCAATCAAGTTGCGGTGAACATGTACAAGCAGCTGGGGTACAGTGTGTACAGGACTGTCATAGAGTACTATTCTGCCAGCAACGGGGAGCCGGATGAAGATGCGTATG ACATGAGAAAAGCGCTTTCTAGAGACACAGAGAAAAAGTCCATCATCCCTCTACCGCACCCAGTCCGGCCGGAAGACATTGAATAA